The Syntrophobotulus glycolicus DSM 8271 DNA window CGTATTTCATTAAGGAAGATACCGTAGTATCAGGCACAGAGGGATCAGAAATATTATTGAATGACACAATGATCAAAAACTATCCTTGGAATAAATTGTATAAAAAAGAATTGTTTAACCACATACGATATCCGGTAGGGATGAACTACGAAGACATTGCTACAACATTTAAATTGTTTGCTTTATCTAAAAGAATTGCCATTATTCCTGATTATCTTTATTATTATATACTCCGTGATGAAGGTATTTCCCAACAAAAAACTTTTCATAATCTCTATGATTTATATAAAGCATATGAATACCGGTTGAATGACCTGGTAAAGATCTTACCTGAATATAAATTATTTATGTTCGAATTGACAGTTTCTACCTCTCTGCTTGTTTACAATTTGAGTTTAAAAGAAAAATTGTCGATAGCTGATCAAGAAAAAATACCAATATTGATTTCTTCTTTAAAAGAATACAGTAAGATGCCTGAGGTAAAGGCGTTAAAAAAGCTTGATAGAATAAGATTGAATATAATTACAAAATTTAAAATACTATATAAATTGTTGTATTTTATTTACACTGTTCTCAGTCCAAAAATAGCGAAGCATCCTTCGCTGAGATGTCGGCTTCTTTCTCTATTTGGATATTTAAATTACAATAAGAAATATCAAAGAGACATTATTCAGAAAAAGGCGATCTACTTATTTGGGACACCAGAACATAATAATATAGGGGATCATGCCATTGCTATTGCAACAAAAAAATATTTGAAGAATATACTGCCGGATCATAAAATAATTGAAATTCCAGAAAATAAGTTGCTTATTTATTTGCCAGGTATTAAAAAGAACATTAAAAAAAACGATTATATTGTTTACAGTGGGGGAGGAAATATTGGCAATCAATACCAATATATTGAAAATATCAGACGGGTAGTCATCAAAGCGTTTCCCAAAAATAAAATTATGCTCTTCCCGCAAACCATTTTTTTCACCGATGATTATAGCGGGAGAAAGGCATTCAAACAGAGTAAAAGAATATACAGTAAGCATCCTAATCTTATAATTGTGGCACGTGAACAATATTCACATAAAATCTTGAAAAAATACTTTACAAATAATAAAATCTTAATTGCTCCAGATATGGCCATGTATATAGAACAAACGAAAGAGGGTAAATGTGTTCGTGAGGGCGCGGTAATATGTTTAAGAAATGATAGCGAAAGTATTTTAAAGTCTAAAGACCGTAATTATATTAAAGAATGCCTGGATAAATACTACCACAAGGTAACAGAAACAGACACTTGCTCCTATCGAAATATTATTAACGAAAATGAACGAGTTTTGGAATTAAAAGCAAAGTTATTTCAATTTAAACAGGCAGAAATGGTAGTAACCGATCGTTTGCATGGTATGATATTTTCGGCCTTTACAGGTACTCCCTGTATCGTAATAAATAATTATAACTATAAGATATGTGGAACGTATCACTGGTTAAGGCATTTAAATTATATAAAATTTCTTAATGATCTAAGTAATATAGAAAAAAGCATTGATCAGTTAATTGCGTTGGACGATAATATAGAATACAATAATGAATTTACAAAACAATATTACGCCAAAATGACAGAAGAACTGACAAAAAGATAATTAATTGATTGAACTTTTTGGAGAAGGTATGAATACAATCCAAATAAAACTTCTTAATTTAATAAATTCCGCAGTAAATGGTCAAAAGATTAAATCCGATTTGTTTCATAACGTAAATCAGAGTGAGCTATTGAATTTAGCAATGGAACAGAAAGTTTCGGCCTATTTATATACACTAGTCGGAAAAAAATTTGATGTTGGACTATTGGATGAGAAGATAAAAGAAGAATGGAAGAAATCTACAGTGATGATCGCAGTTCAGCAATTATCTATGTTTGCACAGATAAACAATATCATAGGATTGTTTAAAGCGAAAGGAACACCTGCAATTGCACTAAAAGGTATTGTTCTTAAACAGCTTTATCCGCAGCCCGAGCTTCGAAGTATGTGTGATCTTGATCTATTAGTTAAAATAGAAGATATCCCAAAAGCAATTGAACTGATGAAGAGCTTTGGTTATCAAATCCCCCCAGGTTTTGATGTGAATGATCCTGGACATATGCATATTGAAATGTATAAATTAGGGTATATTACTGTAGAACTTCATAAAACGCTTTGGAATCCACGTTATATGAAAAAAAGAAATAACCCGTTTCCATTAGAACGTATTTGGGACAATGTTCGCGTTATAGAGATCGGAGGCATACAATTAACAGCTTTATCACTTGAGGATGAGTATATAAATATGGTAATACACTTAGCTACTCATCTTATTTATTCTGGATGTAATCTCAGGCAACTTTGTGATTTTGTTTTGTTTTTTAATACCTATTATGATAATCTGGATTTTCATTACATTGATTCTACTATAACGTCAATAGAGCTTTTCAAGTTTTATCAATATCTTCTTCTTACTTGTCATTTATTTTTTGGATTAGAAATATCCTTAAACAGCAATTTAGATGATAATTTGCCCGAAATGCTCATGAATGATATTTTTACTAGTATGAACAAGACAACCGATACGGAAAGTTGGTTAAAACTTACCGGGCGTTATCCTTTTTACCGCAATAATCAATTGTTTTTTCCTTTTGTTTTTATGATAGAAATAGGGAGGCAATGGATTAAATATAGAAAAAATTTATTACGTAGTATATATTGCGCCAAAGAATCTTTTAAAAAATTTAATGCAAGAGCCAAATTGCTAAAAAATATTGGGCTACATGTAAAAATCAATAAAAAGTTCAAATAAACAAATAGGTTAATCAGGTACAATCAATGTCGCCTAATTAACCTATTTCGATATTATTGAATCGATACCTCAGTTTGTTATCTCAGAAGCTATTGTAAATCCGGTTCCTGTCTTGTCTATCGAATCAGGGATCAAAGCGTCTAATACCTCAAGACGGAACATGCCTTTCCATGGAGCAAATACGCCGAAGCCCGCATTGAATTCCCAATAAGTCCATGAAATGTTTCGTTCTTCTGCTGTTTCGCGTACAAAATCTGTCCATATGGCTCTATCATCGGAAGGGGCTAAGTTATAAACACCGAATTCGTCCAATATAACCGGCCTATTGTTAGTTACAGCCCAATCCGCAACTAAATCAAATAGATCAGAAATCGCATACTTTTCTTTAACGGTCCCTGACCACGGGACTCCTTTTTGGCTCTTCAAACTGTCGAAAATCCAATCAGTTCCTTGGTGGGTAAATGCTATAGGCTCATAGAAGTGTATGGAAACAATAAGATGGCGGTCGTTTTCAGGAAGCTCAAGCATATTGACACTTCGAACTCCGCTCCAGCGGGTATGCGGTACAATTAGGTTTCTTGTTGGATTTGTTTCCCTGATTATGGACAAGGACTTCTGAAGGATTGAATTTAACTTCTCTGATCCAATATACCAGTCAGGTTCGTCTAATATTTGAAAATATAAATTATCGGAATACTGGCTGTAACGGTTGGATAGCTGTGTCCAAAAAGCAAAATAACGTTCCTCGTCTAATTTTTTGTTTGTTCCTTCAGTCAAAATTGGATAGTTATGGAGATCTAGAATAACATTTAAGTCCTTAGCCAGTGCTTGTGCAATGGCTAAATCAACTAACTCCAAATAGTCTTCGTTGATCGTATAGGGTGCCGTCTCCAAAGATTGATCGTTCAGTTTTATGGGTAAACGGATATGATCGAAACCGCTGTTTCTTATTAGATCCAAATTTGATTGATTTAAGGTATTATTACCTTCTTTTAAAGTGCTGAGAGAAGTTGTATAGCTCACACCCTTACGTAGTCCTGGTACGGTTGGGCATGTCTTAACCTCATCCGATTTAATCCTAATAGCGTCGATCCAGAGAGAACCAGATTGTCCATGTTCTGTTTCCAGATCAAAACCATAGCTGGAAAATGGAGCATTGCCCTCTGGATCAACCCGATAAGATAAATTAAACCATTTTCCTCTGACTAACCCTTCATCATTATGAAACCAAGACTCATCTCGATTTCCCTCAGAATCAATTGAATAAAAATATATGCGATTCAGATTCGAGCTTTTGGGGATAAATATCCAGTATTCTATACGATCTCCAGGATTTATAGTTTCTGGCTCAGGGCCGGTAATGACATATTTGGTTGAGCCGGAATATTCAATCCTAAGAGATTGTTTCCCTTCATAAGCTTTAGCTGTGTCAGTCTGTAGTGTACAGCTTCCGACATTCTCCTGAAGAATAGCGCTTCCACTCCATCCATCAGTCTGCCCGGATTCGAACGAATAAGAGAAAGCTGTTAAACTAAAAACGTTTTGAGGATAAACACTTAATGAAAGGGCAGCGATCAATATAAAAACCGTTAACTTTTGAAAAAATCTTTTCATTTTTGAAACCTCCATCTTTGGTAGCTGGCTGCCATGTTACAGGCCCTTTAGCTTTGCGTCGCTGCTTTTCAGCAGGTTTGCCATTGTCAGTATTGAGCTTCAAAGAGAAAACAAAAAAAACTAACTTTGGTAGCTGGCTGCCATGTTACAGGCCCTTTAGCTTTGCGTCGCTGCTTTTCAGCAGGTTTGCCATTGTCAATAATAGTTTTAAACAAAAATACGCTTTCCTATTACAAAAATAGCATATTATTCTCATATAGTAAAGACTTTCCTAGGATAATTTCATAAAAATATAAAAAATGAGTCAATTTGGGGATTCATAGCTTTTTTAGCCCGAATATCTTGTTTTTGGCGAATTATTATTCCATTAGTAATGGTTCCTGTTCTTTTATTTGTAAGCAGTCAAGCAAAATACAGAGTTTTTCGCCACAAAGTGCAGAGTTTTTCAGGTAATGCTTTTGCGGTGCTCTAAGCGGTAACTGTTGCCCGTCATGTTGAGGATCTCGCAGCGGTGAATCAGACGGTCTAGGATAGCGGTTGTAATGGTCGCATCGCCAAGGAACTCGGCCCACTCGTCAAACCCTTTGTTGGATGTAATAATCAGCGAAGTGCGCTCGGCCATGGAAGATACAAAGCTAAAGAACAGATTGGCCTCTGCTGGCGAGAGCGGCATAAAACCCACTTCATCAACAATTACCAGCGCAGCCTTGCTTAGATATTTGAGCCGCCGTTTGCTGGCCCCGGAGATTTCGGCCGTCTTGAGAATCTTCATCAGGTTGTCTAAGGTTTCAAAGGCCACCGCATAGCCCAAGTCCAGCCCCTTCACAGCCAGGGACAGAGCAAGATGTGTTTTTCCAACGCCGGGAGGCCCCAGAAAACAAACGTTGTACGCTTGCTCAACCCAAGTCATATCGCTCAGTCGCAGCATCTGCTCCTTGGAAACACTGCGCTGGAATCCAAAGTCAAACGAATCCATGGTTTTCTCAGCCGGTAAGTTGGCTCTGCGGCAGCGCAACAGATTTTGCTTTTGTATCCGAAGCCGTTGCTGTTCCTGCAAAAACAGCTCTACGCTTTCCACGGGGGTCAAGGTGTTCTTCCCAGCAAAAAGTGCTTCAAAATCTATGGGGTTCATGCGCA harbors:
- the istB gene encoding IS21-like element helper ATPase IstB is translated as MRPIDRVSGLLSDLRMNPIDFEALFAGKNTLTPVESVELFLQEQQRLRIQKQNLLRCRRANLPAEKTMDSFDFGFQRSVSKEQMLRLSDMTWVEQAYNVCFLGPPGVGKTHLALSLAVKGLDLGYAVAFETLDNLMKILKTAEISGASKRRLKYLSKAALVIVDEVGFMPLSPAEANLFFSFVSSMAERTSLIITSNKGFDEWAEFLGDATITTAILDRLIHRCEILNMTGNSYRLEHRKSIT
- a CDS encoding glycoside hydrolase family 5 protein, with product MKRFFQKLTVFILIAALSLSVYPQNVFSLTAFSYSFESGQTDGWSGSAILQENVGSCTLQTDTAKAYEGKQSLRIEYSGSTKYVITGPEPETINPGDRIEYWIFIPKSSNLNRIYFYSIDSEGNRDESWFHNDEGLVRGKWFNLSYRVDPEGNAPFSSYGFDLETEHGQSGSLWIDAIRIKSDEVKTCPTVPGLRKGVSYTTSLSTLKEGNNTLNQSNLDLIRNSGFDHIRLPIKLNDQSLETAPYTINEDYLELVDLAIAQALAKDLNVILDLHNYPILTEGTNKKLDEERYFAFWTQLSNRYSQYSDNLYFQILDEPDWYIGSEKLNSILQKSLSIIRETNPTRNLIVPHTRWSGVRSVNMLELPENDRHLIVSIHFYEPIAFTHQGTDWIFDSLKSQKGVPWSGTVKEKYAISDLFDLVADWAVTNNRPVILDEFGVYNLAPSDDRAIWTDFVRETAEERNISWTYWEFNAGFGVFAPWKGMFRLEVLDALIPDSIDKTGTGFTIASEITN
- a CDS encoding nucleotidyltransferase domain-containing protein yields the protein MIELFGEGMNTIQIKLLNLINSAVNGQKIKSDLFHNVNQSELLNLAMEQKVSAYLYTLVGKKFDVGLLDEKIKEEWKKSTVMIAVQQLSMFAQINNIIGLFKAKGTPAIALKGIVLKQLYPQPELRSMCDLDLLVKIEDIPKAIELMKSFGYQIPPGFDVNDPGHMHIEMYKLGYITVELHKTLWNPRYMKKRNNPFPLERIWDNVRVIEIGGIQLTALSLEDEYINMVIHLATHLIYSGCNLRQLCDFVLFFNTYYDNLDFHYIDSTITSIELFKFYQYLLLTCHLFFGLEISLNSNLDDNLPEMLMNDIFTSMNKTTDTESWLKLTGRYPFYRNNQLFFPFVFMIEIGRQWIKYRKNLLRSIYCAKESFKKFNARAKLLKNIGLHVKINKKFK
- a CDS encoding polysaccharide pyruvyl transferase family protein, translating into MVSNVLELNLDKISVIIPIYNVQCFLRRCIESVINQTYQNLEIILVDDGSIDNCPFICDEYACLDNRIKVIHKKHGGVSDARNVGIESSSGDYIGFVDSDDWIENDMYEILHAKAVSLNTDITICGYHIVQKNKQHFSYFIKEDTVVSGTEGSEILLNDTMIKNYPWNKLYKKELFNHIRYPVGMNYEDIATTFKLFALSKRIAIIPDYLYYYILRDEGISQQKTFHNLYDLYKAYEYRLNDLVKILPEYKLFMFELTVSTSLLVYNLSLKEKLSIADQEKIPILISSLKEYSKMPEVKALKKLDRIRLNIITKFKILYKLLYFIYTVLSPKIAKHPSLRCRLLSLFGYLNYNKKYQRDIIQKKAIYLFGTPEHNNIGDHAIAIATKKYLKNILPDHKIIEIPENKLLIYLPGIKKNIKKNDYIVYSGGGNIGNQYQYIENIRRVVIKAFPKNKIMLFPQTIFFTDDYSGRKAFKQSKRIYSKHPNLIIVAREQYSHKILKKYFTNNKILIAPDMAMYIEQTKEGKCVREGAVICLRNDSESILKSKDRNYIKECLDKYYHKVTETDTCSYRNIINENERVLELKAKLFQFKQAEMVVTDRLHGMIFSAFTGTPCIVINNYNYKICGTYHWLRHLNYIKFLNDLSNIEKSIDQLIALDDNIEYNNEFTKQYYAKMTEELTKR